AAGAGACCCCTCCATAAGACTTTTAAAAAAATTATTTAATTAATTTTTTTCTGAAGTCTTTAATGTATAACCCTAATCTGTGTTTTTACTGCACATACTGTTTAACATTTTCCCGGACAATGGCTGAGGCTCCGAAGCTTTTTATTCCTTTTAACATTTCTGGGAATTTATTTTTAGGAATCAAGACATTAACTTGGGAGAAGCTGCTTCCTTTAACTGCGGTGGGTTCATCTGAGCAGTATTCATTGGAGAGCAGGAAATCTTTCACTTCGTCCAATCTCTGGTTGGCAATGTTAAATTTGACATCGAAGTATTTCCTTGCCTTTATTGCTCCGAATAATTGTTCGAAGATTATTTTTGCCTTTTCTGCCTTTTCCTGAGTGCAACTGGGACCTGCGTATAATCCTGCACTGGATTCCATGATGGTTTCCAGTATTTTCAGTCCTGCTTTCCGCAGACTGCTCCCGGTCTGGGTGTTGTCCACAACCAGATCTGCTCCTTTGGCTATGTAGACCTCGGTGGCACCGTCGGAGTTGATGATCTGTACCATTTCATTGTCCCCATCCCAAAGACCACGTACCTGAACTAAAGGTTTACTTTCACCGAATAGTTCCTGGTAGCCATCATTTTCCATGAAGAACTGTCTGGTGAGGTTAGGGTACTCTGTGAAGCAGAGTATGGGGGTTTCCCGGTTTTTGTTGGCCCTGAAGAAATCGGAGAGGGATTCATAAGGGTCATCATTAGGGACAGCCACTATCAGTCTGGTTTGACCATAATCCAGGTCACCTACCCTCTTTATGAGTTCTCCTTCCACATTGACAGATTCTTCCCGGACCCAATCTTCTCCAATGATTGCCAGGTCCAATATCTGGCGGTTGAGCTCTACTGGTGCACTCTGGGGTCTGGTTAGGAATCCTTTTATTTCCGGGTCGTTCAGGATGGTGATTTCGTTTTCTTCCTTGCCGGGTTCGTATCCCCGGACCTCGTAACCTGCATCCACAAATAACTGGTAAGTGTTTCCCCTGTTAACATTGTTTAAACTTCCTTTAGGAAGGCCGATTATTATCTTTTCCATTTTTTAT
The Methanobacterium sp. DNA segment above includes these coding regions:
- a CDS encoding ATP phosphoribosyltransferase, whose product is MEKIIIGLPKGSLNNVNRGNTYQLFVDAGYEVRGYEPGKEENEITILNDPEIKGFLTRPQSAPVELNRQILDLAIIGEDWVREESVNVEGELIKRVGDLDYGQTRLIVAVPNDDPYESLSDFFRANKNRETPILCFTEYPNLTRQFFMENDGYQELFGESKPLVQVRGLWDGDNEMVQIINSDGATEVYIAKGADLVVDNTQTGSSLRKAGLKILETIMESSAGLYAGPSCTQEKAEKAKIIFEQLFGAIKARKYFDVKFNIANQRLDEVKDFLLSNEYCSDEPTAVKGSSFSQVNVLIPKNKFPEMLKGIKSFGASAIVRENVKQYVQ